The Brachyhypopomus gauderio isolate BG-103 chromosome 19, BGAUD_0.2, whole genome shotgun sequence DNA segment GTATTATCGATATGTCATAACAGCCTGGGCTCAGTCTTAAACCTCTAGTTTACTATCCTAGTAATAAAGACTACAGTGCAGACTTTTCAAAGTGGTCCAAGACTACTCGCGTATTAGACATTATAGTACTAGAGACATGTGTCCCCTTTGACCTGAGACCAAATAACCCATTTTAGTTTAGATGACGGTGTATTGCCCTTTTTACGAGGAGGGTACGGCTCGAGAAAAGAGACCACCTCCCCGTGGCTGCGTGTGCGTGGCTGCCTGGCCATGGCACAAACGCGTTCCTGATCTCGCGCATGCTCGTTCGTGTGCAAAACGATGGCCGACGCCAGCGTTTAGTGTAAGTTAAAATACCTCGTTTTTGTAGACAAACGAATCTTACATTCTAGTCTTGTATTGGCAGTGTATATGTTCATAAAGTTACTTTATGGAGAGGAAAACATTTAAGAATAGCCTGTTAAGTTCTCTGCATTGTAAACTTCGCATGGGAACAATGAACAATGCTTGACAAATTGGGAATACCAATCAACTGTaaattgaacagtgtttaaagaggggaagccatgcggcttttgcaaaaataaagttctaaatggaaatattttgtttgtttgttttcatgtatttctacctgaattttatctgcaaaacattaagtttaatgtgcattgaagttctcaaatcctttgcaaacatccttataatgccatatgggatgtttcgtaaatacaaagagtgaaggtataactagtatatgtagttatttatgtagaaacggtaaatttgcatttattacttttatttagaaattccTATCACGCGATACTATAAcggaacttcaccagcgcggtgcagccaggatgagagagccatggtgagagagtctcccagtctcgcgcCGTATACTATTGGAGGATACCGGGGAGGATAAAACGCAAGTCGTGATGCGGAAGAGTGAAAGGCCTTTGCAGACGGAGTGGTGCAGGAGGTCGGGGTTGCACGACCACGAGGTGTCGGGTTTAACGCACGAGACGGACAAAAGGAAGCTGCACGCGCACCTTCTCGCTTTGAAGTGTTCTGCACAGCAGAGGTGCTGCACACCTTTAGTGACACTTCCTGTCCCACAACACTGTGTGTggtatttacagttaatagttGACAGATTTGTCTTGTTGTTATGAAAGGTGTCCGTCATAATAATTAAAaccacacatttatttataaaattgatattattattacttcAACATAACATTACAATTCACAATTTAAAGATCTTAACACAATTGTCTACACAATGCATGGGTTTATTAATGAAGAACAACATATTCATTCATATATCTTCAATAATAATGACGTATTTACATTCTCCTCTACAATAAGATACAGATATGTGCTTGCGAGAAATACTATCCTAACAGTCTTAATTTAGCttacacaaaacatttaaatacgAAGATGCTGGTATAAAAAAATGTTTCGATGCTACTGGACTAAAACGTGGCTGTCACACCAAGAAGAGCTTCAAAATATTCCTGTCACAGACCATTCCGTCGACGGCTAAAACCTCACAGCCTAAAACGAGTCCAAAACGTCCTCGTCTAATTCTGAATGTCCCACCACCAGTCTACACGCCGGTGCCGGTTCTACCACGGTCTCCACACAGACTTGGAGTAGACGGTCGTTGGCACGTCCTGAACGTCCCGGTTATCCACGGCGTCCACCGAAACGTGGCTGTGCTCGGTGTCCGTGTCGTCCACGTCCGACAGATCGTAGCTGGATGTGGCGGAGGGCGACGGGGAACCGCCGGAGGGGACGCCGGAGACGCTCGTGCACCCCGGGGAGCGCGGTGTCCCCTCACTTGACCAAGTGCTGCAGGTACTGGGGTCCATCAGCAGGTCGGACAGGACATCCTGGAAGCGGCTCTCGTCGTTCAGCGGCATGCACTCCAGGAGATGGTTCAGAAGGTCGGCCGCGACCGTGGCGTCGATTCCCGGACAGCTGGACACGAACGTGTGTACCTCGTGCATGCACTGGATGTAACCGGCGGCGAATCTCTCGCGCGCCTCCCGGCTCGTGCTGTCAGCTGCTGAAGATACAAGACAGAATACACGATTAAGACCAAAATCATAATCATACTCGTGCCAGATTTCATATGAAGGGGGTCTGTAGTGATATCCAGGTGCTCACCTTTGGCTTTGGTTTGGAGAATACTCTCTACACGCTTCACGGTCATCTCCAACACCTCGGCATTCTCCATCTTTATCTGTGCCTGCGGACATAAACACCGTAAGGTCTCGGTTCCGTCGGTACTGGTTAGCCCAGCACACGGTTTCGTCATCACACTGAGCCGTGTAATTTGGAGAAGTGGGTCTTACGTCCGAGTCGGCCAGCAGCAGACGGAGCTCGTGCAAACTTTCGTTAATGCGCGCGCGTCTCATCTT contains these protein-coding regions:
- the hes6 gene encoding transcription cofactor HES-6 isoform X1, producing the protein MAPAARSDKSEPCKREDDYGIRGDRKTRKPLVEKMRRARINESLHELRLLLADSDAQIKMENAEVLEMTVKRVESILQTKAKAADSTSREARERFAAGYIQCMHEVHTFVSSCPGIDATVAADLLNHLLECMPLNDESRFQDVLSDLLMDPSTCSTWSSEGTPRSPGCTSVSGVPSGGSPSPSATSSYDLSDVDDTDTEHSHVSVDAVDNRDVQDVPTTVYSKSVWRPW
- the hes6 gene encoding transcription cofactor HES-6 isoform X2; the protein is MAPAARSDKSEPCKREDDYGIRGDRKTRKPLVEKMRRARINESLHELRLLLADSDAQIKMENAEVLEMTVKRVESILQTKAKADSTSREARERFAAGYIQCMHEVHTFVSSCPGIDATVAADLLNHLLECMPLNDESRFQDVLSDLLMDPSTCSTWSSEGTPRSPGCTSVSGVPSGGSPSPSATSSYDLSDVDDTDTEHSHVSVDAVDNRDVQDVPTTVYSKSVWRPW